The Thermovirga sp. DNA segment AAGATATCTCCACCGCCATGAGGGATGTCAGAAGAGCCCTCTTGGAGGGCGATGTAAACTTCCGCGTCGTGAAGGACCTCGTGGAAAGAATCCGCGGACGGGCTGTCGGGAAGGATGTCCTCGACTCGATCACCCCTGCCCAGCAGGTAATCGGCATCGTCTACGAGGAGATGGCGGCGCTGATGGGATCGGGGCGGCAATCGCTTTCCTTCTCCCCGAAGCCCCCAACCAAGTACATTTTGGCCGGTCTCCAGGGGTCGGGCAAGACGACGACCTGCGTTAAGATAGCGATGAAGATCTCCGACGGACACAAGCCCCTTGTAGTCGCCTGCGACCTTAGGAGACCTGCAGCGGCGGAACAGCTGAGGATATTGGCCGGCCAGGCCGGGGTAGGATTCTTCGGTCCCTCCGAGGGTGAAGCCGACGTAATAAAACTTGCCCGGGGGGCAATGGAGTACGCGGCCGGGAGGCTTTACGATGTTATTCTTTTCGACACCGCCGGCCGTCTCGATATCGATGAGCAACTCATGGAGGAGCTGGCCTTCCTTGGAGAGGCTCTCTCGCCTACGGAGACGCTCCTCGTGGTCGACTC contains these protein-coding regions:
- a CDS encoding signal recognition particle protein; amino-acid sequence: MFDSLRERLESVFKGLRSRGKLTEEDISTAMRDVRRALLEGDVNFRVVKDLVERIRGRAVGKDVLDSITPAQQVIGIVYEEMAALMGSGRQSLSFSPKPPTKYILAGLQGSGKTTTCVKIAMKISDGHKPLVVACDLRRPAAAEQLRILAGQAGVGFFGPSEGEADVIKLARGAMEYAAGRLYDVILFDTAGRLDIDEQLMEELAFLGEALSPTETLLVVDS